From a region of the Streptomyces venezuelae genome:
- a CDS encoding AAA family ATPase — MEAEAVAKDWWLYHGTGEGADRRARLEAGVPPPWRDFTGTPDPGYAPPGCAGAAWERTWRRGEGYVPDEPEKDVVNTALHLRRPLLVTGKPGVGKSTLAHSIAADLNLGPVLHWPITSRTVLRDGLYLYDAIGRLQEAGLEQLRTPGARPDAAVPVPVPSQDPPSAPSISRYLRLGPLGTALLPQDRPRVLLVDEIDKSDIDLPGDLLTVFEDGGFLIPELARLAQEDPTVAIGTDDDPDAAVRITQGRVQCRYFPVVVLTSNGERDFPPAFLRRCVRLHLEPPGPDKLARIVRRRLGVDIESGEEYQDLVQAFLDRGEDGDLATDQLLNAIQLRLAGAWSAPADRERFLATVMQHLTGPTA; from the coding sequence ATGGAGGCAGAGGCAGTGGCGAAGGACTGGTGGCTGTACCACGGGACCGGCGAGGGCGCGGACCGGCGTGCCCGCCTGGAGGCCGGAGTCCCGCCACCCTGGCGGGACTTCACCGGCACCCCCGACCCCGGATACGCTCCGCCCGGGTGCGCGGGAGCGGCCTGGGAGCGCACCTGGCGGCGCGGCGAGGGCTACGTACCCGACGAGCCGGAGAAGGACGTCGTCAACACGGCCCTGCACCTGCGCAGGCCGCTGCTCGTCACCGGTAAGCCGGGCGTCGGCAAGTCCACGCTCGCCCACAGCATCGCCGCCGACCTGAACCTGGGGCCCGTACTGCACTGGCCGATCACCAGCCGGACCGTACTGCGGGACGGGCTGTACCTGTACGACGCCATCGGCCGCCTCCAGGAGGCCGGGCTGGAGCAGCTGCGCACACCGGGCGCACGGCCCGACGCGGCCGTCCCCGTACCCGTACCCTCGCAGGACCCGCCCTCCGCCCCCTCGATCTCCCGCTATCTGCGCCTCGGGCCCCTCGGTACCGCCCTGCTCCCCCAGGACCGCCCCCGCGTGCTGCTCGTCGACGAGATCGACAAGAGCGACATCGACCTCCCCGGCGACCTCCTCACCGTCTTCGAGGACGGCGGCTTCCTGATCCCCGAACTCGCCCGCCTCGCCCAGGAGGACCCCACCGTCGCCATCGGCACCGACGACGACCCCGACGCGGCCGTCCGGATCACGCAGGGCCGCGTCCAGTGCCGCTACTTCCCCGTCGTCGTCCTCACCAGCAACGGCGAACGCGACTTCCCGCCCGCCTTCCTGCGCCGCTGCGTCCGCCTCCACCTGGAGCCGCCCGGGCCGGACAAGCTCGCCCGCATCGTGCGCCGCCGGCTCGGCGTCGACATCGAATCCGGAGAGGAGTACCAGGACCTCGTCCAGGCCTTCCTCGACCGTGGCGAGGACGGCGACCTGGCCACCGACCAGCTCCTCAACGCCATCCAGCTGCGCCTCGCCGGCGCCTGGTCCGCGCCCGCGGACCGCGAACGCTTCCTCGCCACCGTCATGCAGCACCTGACCGGGCCCACGGCGTGA
- a CDS encoding pentapeptide repeat-containing protein, giving the protein MIEKLLAALADGADGSAPNTGIGAEEIADILWLAARVDPGRAARPPGAPGAFGAEPPGGQPPPSAARPPGPGPAPETDARGGEPAVQLFPAARRDPAGKPDDGGAERRGSPLRLPRAASLDDPLALMRSMRPVGRRSIGGPGEELDEQLTVERSIERMVTTPVLRPAESRWLDLALVVDTHRSMLLWSDHVDELRRVLTRSGVFRDVRTWQLTGTGPGGTPRVTRGHGGPPRNPLELADPAGRRLILVLSDTVAGGWREAPVQGMLRHWCAHNAVAVLNVLPERLWTRGAVRPVPYAVRADRPAAATRSWQRIPAARRARAGRRAAAPAVVPVVGVASGSLARLVRVVSGDGRWRRLACLRLDPEPAAAGAAEDQAPGGRSALEVVEDFRAHASPTAQQLAAHLAAVPLTLPVMTLVRRSLLRDSEHGHLAEVALGGLFEAWEDEQDPEETEFEFLPGVREVLLGSQLRGDVAAVRELVRRRVWEFVSRNRRTGPDFSATRVTTGGAGRRRVAEGALPFATRPPADPGLAARVVRVRHDTMPEPQEVGTLLTPRLVLTVGDTLLPAGASAWARPGDREVPCRTVWWDDAVPRMLLLEADEDLVDPAVCAEPLSWLPADHPLARVRIDGRTDQGDPAALTGEVVPHDGDLNGEIVRLSTEPESWTHYRGGPVSRDGALVGVVHTVAPNRLVFLLTDALMEQPGFRAVLEGSRRAQGPAAEADAVARVCLAVRPGADGAYPIGSSPYAETRDMLVELMSRAGVGGRLTGGEGDTPFLVALDAPGAHARAGRLLSALRAVMTGYGDRRTDGLHPSLAVAVGTGTAESERLVRHPVIADLLRLTVPSGSLVLALSRRLHDDLGGLFGFPARLRLERVGAPDEGWVCADDHPPTEVLGQVLTEADALLDTAVGWPTCGLDASEAEPWTCIGIRLPGYERCLAHLGAEEQREYLATLEPGAPLDFRGTTFDHGLLPRLLTALESGTRGSVRLGPASFERAYFVDSWNRADIEFVDRASFVRTVFGGRAGFTGATFGGTVSLDGAVFQHVGDFDRSRFHRTATFRRTRFRGAAGFKDAEFLADVSFGRAVLQASADLNGMRVAGTADFSHAVFRGLAGMSATGFAGAVSFASAVWERGLLSTGAVFEGPADFAHAAFRGRVRFEGVLFEADSIVGQLSSVAPPDRWACVRRSDGTWDIRLLDAGDG; this is encoded by the coding sequence GTGATCGAGAAGCTGCTCGCGGCCCTCGCCGACGGCGCCGACGGCAGCGCCCCGAACACCGGCATCGGGGCGGAGGAGATCGCCGACATCCTGTGGCTGGCGGCCCGGGTGGACCCGGGCCGCGCGGCCCGCCCGCCCGGTGCGCCCGGCGCGTTTGGCGCGGAGCCGCCGGGAGGGCAGCCTCCCCCCTCCGCCGCCCGTCCGCCCGGGCCCGGCCCGGCGCCGGAGACGGACGCCCGCGGCGGCGAACCGGCCGTCCAGCTCTTCCCGGCCGCCCGGCGCGACCCCGCCGGGAAGCCGGACGACGGCGGCGCCGAACGCCGGGGCTCACCCCTGCGACTGCCGCGCGCCGCCTCCCTCGACGACCCGCTCGCCCTGATGCGCTCCATGCGGCCCGTCGGGAGGCGCTCCATCGGCGGCCCGGGAGAGGAACTGGACGAGCAGCTCACCGTGGAACGCAGCATCGAACGGATGGTGACGACCCCGGTCCTGCGCCCCGCCGAGAGCCGCTGGCTGGACCTGGCCCTGGTCGTCGACACCCACCGCTCCATGCTGCTCTGGTCCGACCACGTGGACGAGCTCCGCCGCGTCCTGACCCGCAGCGGGGTCTTCCGCGACGTGCGTACCTGGCAGCTGACCGGCACCGGTCCCGGCGGCACCCCGAGGGTCACCCGCGGCCACGGCGGCCCGCCCCGCAACCCCCTGGAACTGGCCGACCCGGCGGGCCGCCGCCTGATCCTCGTACTCTCCGACACCGTGGCGGGCGGCTGGCGCGAGGCCCCGGTGCAGGGCATGCTCCGCCACTGGTGCGCGCACAACGCCGTCGCCGTACTGAACGTCCTGCCCGAACGGCTCTGGACGCGCGGCGCCGTCCGGCCCGTCCCCTACGCCGTCCGCGCCGACCGGCCGGCCGCCGCCACGCGTTCCTGGCAGCGGATCCCGGCGGCCCGCCGCGCCCGCGCCGGCCGCCGGGCCGCCGCACCGGCCGTCGTCCCGGTGGTCGGTGTCGCCTCCGGCAGCCTGGCCCGGCTGGTCCGGGTGGTCTCCGGGGACGGCCGGTGGCGGCGCCTCGCCTGCCTGCGCCTGGACCCGGAACCCGCCGCCGCGGGTGCCGCGGAGGATCAGGCCCCCGGTGGCCGCAGCGCCCTGGAGGTGGTGGAGGACTTCCGCGCGCACGCCTCCCCGACGGCCCAGCAGCTCGCCGCCCACCTGGCCGCCGTACCGCTGACCCTGCCGGTGATGACCCTGGTCCGGCGCTCCCTGCTGCGCGACTCGGAACACGGCCACCTCGCCGAAGTCGCCCTCGGCGGCCTCTTCGAGGCCTGGGAGGACGAACAGGACCCGGAGGAGACCGAGTTCGAGTTCCTGCCCGGGGTACGGGAGGTGCTGCTCGGCTCGCAGCTGCGCGGGGACGTGGCCGCCGTACGGGAGCTGGTGCGCCGCCGCGTCTGGGAGTTCGTGTCCCGCAACCGGCGTACCGGCCCGGACTTCTCCGCGACCCGGGTCACCACGGGAGGCGCGGGCCGCCGCCGCGTGGCGGAAGGAGCCCTGCCGTTCGCGACGCGGCCGCCCGCGGACCCGGGCCTGGCCGCCCGGGTCGTCCGGGTCCGCCACGACACGATGCCGGAGCCGCAGGAGGTCGGCACGCTGCTGACGCCGAGGCTGGTCCTGACGGTCGGGGACACGCTGCTGCCCGCGGGCGCGTCGGCCTGGGCACGCCCCGGTGACCGGGAGGTGCCCTGCCGCACGGTCTGGTGGGACGACGCGGTGCCCCGGATGCTGCTGCTGGAGGCCGACGAGGACCTGGTGGATCCGGCCGTCTGCGCCGAGCCGCTTTCCTGGCTGCCCGCGGACCACCCGTTGGCCCGGGTCCGGATCGACGGCCGCACGGATCAGGGGGACCCCGCCGCCCTGACGGGCGAAGTGGTCCCGCACGACGGTGACCTCAACGGCGAGATCGTGCGGCTGTCCACGGAGCCGGAGAGCTGGACGCACTACCGGGGCGGCCCGGTCTCCCGGGACGGCGCACTGGTCGGTGTGGTCCACACGGTCGCGCCCAACCGCCTGGTGTTCCTGCTGACGGACGCCCTGATGGAACAGCCGGGCTTCCGCGCCGTGCTGGAGGGCTCCCGGCGGGCGCAGGGGCCCGCCGCCGAGGCGGACGCGGTGGCCCGGGTGTGTCTGGCCGTACGGCCCGGAGCAGACGGCGCGTACCCGATCGGGAGCTCGCCCTACGCCGAGACGCGCGACATGCTCGTCGAGCTCATGTCGCGCGCCGGTGTCGGGGGGCGGCTGACCGGCGGCGAGGGGGACACGCCGTTCCTCGTCGCGCTGGACGCTCCGGGCGCCCACGCCCGGGCCGGCCGGCTCCTGTCCGCGCTGCGCGCCGTCATGACCGGCTACGGGGACCGGCGGACGGACGGTCTCCACCCCTCCCTGGCCGTGGCCGTGGGGACCGGGACGGCGGAGAGCGAGCGCCTGGTACGGCACCCGGTGATCGCCGATCTGCTGCGGCTGACCGTGCCCTCCGGGTCGCTCGTCCTCGCGCTCTCCCGCCGGCTCCACGATGATCTGGGCGGCCTGTTCGGCTTTCCCGCCCGGCTGCGGCTGGAGCGGGTGGGCGCCCCGGACGAGGGCTGGGTCTGCGCCGACGACCATCCCCCGACGGAAGTCCTCGGGCAGGTACTGACGGAGGCCGACGCGCTCCTGGACACGGCCGTCGGCTGGCCGACCTGCGGGCTCGATGCCTCGGAGGCCGAGCCGTGGACCTGCATCGGGATTCGGCTGCCCGGGTACGAACGGTGCCTGGCGCATCTGGGGGCCGAGGAACAGCGGGAGTACCTCGCCACCCTGGAGCCGGGTGCGCCGCTGGACTTCCGGGGCACCACCTTCGACCACGGTCTGCTCCCGCGCCTGCTCACGGCGCTGGAGTCCGGGACCCGGGGATCCGTGCGGCTCGGCCCGGCGTCCTTCGAGCGGGCGTACTTCGTGGACTCCTGGAACAGGGCGGACATCGAGTTCGTGGACCGTGCCTCCTTCGTCCGGACCGTTTTCGGGGGCCGGGCCGGTTTCACGGGAGCCACCTTCGGCGGGACGGTCTCCCTCGACGGCGCCGTGTTCCAGCACGTCGGTGACTTCGACCGGAGCCGCTTCCACCGCACCGCGACCTTCCGCCGGACGCGATTTCGCGGTGCGGCGGGATTCAAGGACGCGGAGTTCCTCGCCGACGTCTCCTTCGGCCGGGCCGTGCTGCAGGCCTCCGCGGACCTGAACGGGATGCGGGTGGCCGGGACGGCGGACTTCTCCCACGCCGTCTTCCGCGGCCTCGCCGGGATGAGCGCGACCGGTTTCGCGGGAGCCGTCTCCTTCGCGTCGGCGGTGTGGGAGCGCGGTCTCCTCTCCACCGGGGCGGTGTTCGAAGGCCCCGCTGACTTCGCGCATGCCGCGTTCCGCGGCCGGGTCCGTTTCGAGGGCGTCCTCTTCGAAGCGGACTCGATCGTCGGGCAGCTCTCCTCGGTCGCCCCGCCGGACCGCTGGGCCTGCGTCCGGCGCTCGGACGGGACCTGGGACATCCGGCTGCTCGACGCCGGGGACGGCTGA
- a CDS encoding ion transporter has product MTDPRPAGRGRMKLAARCRVATEAPAFGMVVFCAILFNAALMGVETYSGLAAEHRLVLQAAENCCLALFTLEMLLRVGACADRPKAFFRDPWNLFDLAVVASAFVPLVRENTTLLRLLRLARVLRTARFLPHLRILLIAVGRSLPGTASFLFVGALVLYVYAMVGWVCFAKSDPGHYGSVGRAMLTLFLLTTLDGLTDAVRAGLQISRLSIVYYASYALLASFVLVNVLIGVVLNSLDEAREMEDEAKRAPAPGTDTDVRARIATARRALDEIEASLPAAAGRPERQLEASHTGS; this is encoded by the coding sequence ATGACAGACCCGAGGCCGGCCGGACGCGGCCGGATGAAGCTGGCCGCCCGGTGCCGGGTGGCCACGGAGGCCCCCGCCTTCGGGATGGTCGTCTTCTGCGCGATCCTCTTCAACGCCGCGTTGATGGGGGTGGAGACGTACAGCGGGCTCGCCGCGGAGCACCGGCTCGTGCTGCAGGCGGCGGAGAACTGCTGCCTGGCCCTGTTCACCCTGGAGATGCTGCTGCGCGTGGGCGCGTGCGCCGACCGGCCGAAAGCATTCTTCCGCGACCCGTGGAACCTCTTCGACCTCGCCGTCGTGGCGTCCGCCTTCGTCCCCCTCGTCCGCGAGAACACCACCCTGCTGCGGCTGCTGCGGCTGGCCCGGGTCCTGCGCACCGCCCGCTTCCTGCCCCACCTGCGCATCCTGCTGATCGCCGTCGGCCGCAGCCTGCCGGGTACCGCCAGCTTCCTGTTCGTCGGCGCGCTGGTCCTGTACGTGTACGCCATGGTCGGATGGGTGTGCTTCGCGAAGTCGGACCCCGGGCACTACGGCTCGGTGGGCCGGGCCATGCTCACCCTGTTCCTGCTGACCACGCTCGACGGTCTGACCGACGCGGTCCGCGCGGGCCTGCAGATCTCCCGGCTGAGCATCGTCTACTACGCCTCCTACGCGCTGCTCGCCTCCTTCGTACTGGTGAACGTACTCATCGGTGTCGTCCTCAACTCCCTCGACGAGGCACGGGAGATGGAGGACGAGGCGAAGCGTGCCCCGGCGCCGGGCACGGACACCGACGTCCGGGCACGGATCGCCACCGCCCGCCGGGCCCTGGACGAGATCGAAGCGAGCCTGCCGGCCGCGGCCGGCAGGCCGGAACGACAGCTGGAGGCCTCGCACACCGGGTCCTGA
- a CDS encoding acyltransferase, translating into MSVRIQPSSQVDESAELGEGTTIWDLAQIREEARLGRGCIVGRGAYVGPGVRIGDHVKLQNYALVYEPAVLGDGVFIGPAAVLTNDFYPRAVDPEGRIKRDGDWEAAGVVVAEGASLGARSVCVAGVRVGRWALVAAGAVVSKDVPDFALVAGVPARRIGWVGRAGVRLVEREGEPGTWECPRTGALHDEKDGALTERS; encoded by the coding sequence GTGAGTGTCCGAATCCAACCCTCCTCCCAGGTCGACGAGAGCGCCGAACTGGGCGAGGGGACCACGATCTGGGATCTGGCGCAGATCCGCGAGGAAGCCCGGCTCGGACGCGGGTGCATCGTGGGGCGCGGGGCGTACGTAGGGCCCGGTGTACGGATCGGCGACCATGTGAAGCTGCAGAACTACGCACTCGTCTACGAGCCCGCGGTCCTCGGCGACGGGGTCTTCATCGGTCCCGCGGCGGTGCTCACCAACGACTTCTACCCGCGCGCGGTCGACCCCGAGGGCCGGATCAAGCGCGACGGCGACTGGGAGGCCGCCGGGGTCGTGGTCGCCGAGGGGGCCTCGCTCGGGGCCCGTTCGGTGTGCGTGGCCGGGGTGCGCGTCGGACGCTGGGCGCTCGTCGCGGCCGGCGCCGTGGTCTCCAAGGACGTGCCGGACTTCGCGCTCGTCGCGGGCGTGCCGGCCCGGCGCATCGGCTGGGTGGGCCGGGCCGGGGTCCGCCTGGTGGAGCGCGAGGGGGAGCCGGGCACGTGGGAGTGTCCGCGCACCGGAGCGTTGCACGACGAGAAGGACGGCGCGCTCACCGAGCGGAGCTGA
- a CDS encoding WecB/TagA/CpsF family glycosyltransferase, whose product MTRRQSLFGVPLDPLTMDETVQRCLDAVRRGEQIEIGMVNAAKLVNMRRDPLLAEAVAGCDLVLADGQAVVWAGRVLGVRLPERVAGIDLFMRLLAAAEVADIPVYLLGAQEEVLEMMLGQISARFPKLRVAGSRNGYFGDGDQEAIADAIADSRARLLFLGMTSPKKEIFTAGYGKRTGAHVVHGVGGSFDILAGITKRAPVVWQRMGLEWFYRTLQEPRRLGKRYLTTNAAFLLMTVRELIHRTPSTASANRSH is encoded by the coding sequence ATGACACGACGACAGTCCCTCTTCGGCGTCCCGCTCGACCCGCTGACCATGGACGAGACCGTGCAGCGCTGCCTCGACGCGGTGCGGCGCGGAGAACAGATCGAGATCGGCATGGTCAACGCGGCCAAGCTGGTCAACATGCGGCGCGACCCCCTCCTCGCCGAGGCGGTCGCCGGCTGCGACCTGGTCCTGGCCGACGGCCAGGCCGTGGTCTGGGCCGGCCGGGTCCTGGGCGTCCGGCTGCCCGAACGGGTCGCGGGCATCGACCTGTTCATGCGCCTGCTGGCCGCCGCCGAGGTCGCGGACATCCCCGTCTACCTGCTCGGAGCCCAGGAGGAGGTCCTGGAGATGATGCTCGGGCAGATCTCCGCGCGCTTCCCGAAGCTGCGGGTGGCCGGCAGCCGCAACGGCTACTTCGGCGACGGCGACCAGGAGGCGATCGCCGACGCCATCGCCGACAGCCGCGCGCGGCTGCTGTTCCTCGGCATGACCTCGCCCAAGAAGGAGATCTTCACCGCCGGCTACGGCAAGCGCACCGGCGCGCACGTCGTCCACGGCGTCGGCGGCTCCTTCGACATCCTCGCCGGCATCACCAAACGGGCTCCCGTCGTCTGGCAGCGGATGGGACTCGAATGGTTCTACCGCACCCTCCAGGAACCGCGCCGCCTGGGCAAGCGCTACCTCACCACCAACGCTGCCTTCCTCCTCATGACGGTCCGGGAACTCATCCACCGCACACCGTCCACCGCTTCCGCGAACAGGAGTCACTGA
- a CDS encoding nucleotide sugar dehydrogenase — MRVVVVGQGYVGLPLAIRAAEVGHQVIGYDVDTRRVKSLAAGESYVEDVSSERLARALARGTYRPSELARDCGGFDVAVVTVPTPLQDGAPDLRYIEESAHTLARFLRPGATVVLESTTYPGTTEELFAPILEDGSGLTAGEDFHLGYSPERIDPGNTVWGFQQTPKVVSGVDARSLKAVEAFYGDLVDTTVPVRSPKEAELAKLLENTFRHVNIALVNEIAMFAKHLDIDVWQAIEAASSKPFGFMKFTPGPGVGGHCLPIDPSYLNWRVQRELGQNFRFVELANDINNHMPEYVTRRVIDALNAKRRSVNGSKILLLGLAYKKNTGDARESPAVRIAQLLLDMGAKVRAADPHVVESIKVDARLVRVEPTRKELAAADVVVLLTDHDSFDYQLVTEHASYVLDCRNRVSGPTVEVL, encoded by the coding sequence ATGCGCGTCGTCGTCGTGGGACAGGGATACGTCGGACTGCCGCTGGCCATCCGCGCCGCCGAGGTCGGACACCAGGTGATCGGGTACGACGTCGACACCCGGCGGGTCAAGAGCCTCGCCGCCGGCGAGTCGTACGTGGAGGACGTCTCCTCCGAACGGCTGGCCCGCGCGCTGGCGCGCGGCACCTACCGGCCCAGCGAACTGGCCCGGGACTGCGGCGGCTTCGACGTCGCCGTCGTCACGGTCCCGACCCCCTTACAGGACGGAGCCCCCGACCTGCGCTACATCGAGGAGTCGGCGCACACCCTGGCCCGCTTCCTGCGGCCGGGTGCCACCGTCGTCCTGGAGTCCACCACCTACCCGGGCACCACCGAGGAGCTGTTCGCGCCGATCCTGGAGGACGGCTCCGGGCTCACCGCGGGCGAGGACTTCCACCTGGGCTACAGCCCCGAGCGCATCGACCCCGGCAACACCGTGTGGGGCTTCCAGCAGACCCCCAAGGTGGTCTCCGGAGTCGACGCCCGCTCACTGAAGGCCGTCGAGGCCTTCTACGGGGACCTCGTCGACACCACCGTGCCGGTGCGCTCCCCCAAGGAGGCCGAGCTGGCCAAACTGCTGGAGAACACCTTCCGCCACGTGAACATCGCCCTCGTCAACGAGATCGCGATGTTCGCCAAGCACCTGGACATCGACGTCTGGCAGGCCATCGAAGCGGCGTCCAGCAAGCCCTTCGGCTTCATGAAGTTCACCCCCGGACCGGGCGTCGGCGGACACTGCCTGCCCATCGACCCCTCGTACCTCAACTGGCGGGTGCAGCGCGAACTCGGCCAGAACTTCCGCTTCGTCGAACTCGCCAACGACATCAACAACCACATGCCCGAATACGTGACGCGCCGGGTGATCGACGCGCTCAACGCCAAGCGCCGCTCGGTCAACGGCTCCAAGATCCTGCTGCTGGGGCTCGCGTACAAGAAGAACACCGGCGACGCCCGCGAGTCGCCCGCCGTCCGCATCGCCCAGCTGCTCCTCGACATGGGAGCCAAGGTCCGCGCGGCCGACCCCCACGTCGTGGAGAGCATCAAGGTCGACGCCCGCCTGGTGCGGGTCGAACCGACCCGCAAGGAGCTGGCCGCCGCCGACGTGGTGGTCCTGCTCACCGACCACGACTCCTTCGACTACCAGCTGGTCACCGAGCACGCCTCCTACGTCCTCGACTGCCGCAACCGGGTCTCCGGACCCACCGTGGAGGTGCTCTGA
- the wecB gene encoding non-hydrolyzing UDP-N-acetylglucosamine 2-epimerase, producing MTRIVCVAGARPNYMKIKPVMDALERRGAEVILVHTGQHYDESMNDVFFRDLGIRPPDRYLGAGSGSHAQQTGRVMAAFEPLIEELRPDAVVVVGDINSTLACALVTAKAGPLLAHVEAGLRSRDWSMPEEVNRVATDRLSDYLLAPSPDAAVNLRAEGYREDQIHVVGNVMIDTLLANLDRARESDVLDRYGLIRGGYGLVTLHRPANVDDSGALRGLLKALGEIADRCPLLLPVHPRAAERLAALGVPGGIRLVPAAGYLDFIALQDSARVVLTDSGGVQEETTALGVPCVTLRENTERPITVEEGTNVLAGTDPERITATVHRVLDDPPAPRCPALWDGRASERIAAVLLDGPPAHTRPRPTDLVAGGAATGRQHAL from the coding sequence GTGACCAGGATCGTCTGCGTGGCCGGGGCCCGGCCCAACTACATGAAGATCAAACCGGTGATGGACGCACTGGAGCGCCGCGGCGCCGAGGTGATCCTCGTCCACACCGGGCAGCACTACGACGAGTCGATGAACGACGTCTTCTTCCGCGACCTCGGCATCCGCCCGCCCGACCGCTACCTGGGCGCCGGATCCGGCAGCCACGCCCAGCAGACCGGGCGGGTGATGGCCGCCTTCGAGCCGCTGATCGAAGAACTCCGACCGGACGCCGTCGTGGTGGTCGGGGACATCAACTCCACCCTGGCCTGCGCGCTGGTCACCGCGAAGGCCGGCCCCCTGCTGGCCCACGTGGAGGCCGGGCTGCGCAGCCGGGACTGGAGCATGCCCGAGGAGGTCAACCGGGTCGCCACCGACCGGCTCAGCGACTACCTGCTGGCCCCCTCGCCCGACGCCGCCGTGAACCTGCGGGCGGAGGGCTACCGGGAGGACCAGATACACGTCGTCGGCAACGTCATGATCGACACCCTGCTCGCCAACCTGGACCGGGCCCGCGAGTCGGACGTCCTGGACCGGTACGGGCTGATCCGCGGCGGATACGGCCTGGTCACCCTGCACCGGCCGGCCAACGTGGACGACTCCGGGGCGCTGCGCGGCCTGCTCAAGGCGCTGGGCGAGATCGCCGACCGCTGTCCGCTGCTGCTGCCCGTGCACCCGCGGGCCGCCGAGCGGCTGGCCGCACTGGGCGTGCCCGGAGGCATCCGGCTGGTCCCGGCCGCCGGGTACCTCGACTTCATCGCCCTGCAGGACTCCGCCCGCGTGGTCCTCACCGACTCCGGGGGCGTCCAGGAGGAGACCACCGCACTCGGGGTGCCCTGCGTGACCCTGCGGGAGAACACCGAACGGCCGATCACCGTGGAGGAGGGCACGAACGTGCTGGCGGGCACGGACCCGGAGCGCATCACGGCCACCGTGCACCGGGTCCTCGACGATCCGCCCGCACCGCGCTGCCCCGCTCTCTGGGACGGCCGGGCCAGCGAGCGCATCGCGGCGGTCCTGCTCGACGGACCGCCCGCGCACACCCGGCCGCGCCCCACCGACCTCGTGGCGGGCGGGGCGGCCACCGGACGACAGCACGCGCTGTAA
- a CDS encoding chain length determinant protein, translated as MDLAEIWRVMRRRWYVLLPGLLITAALTAAVYLLVPVEYRSQSTVTLLNSKKATVAFDGNPFLSTQASLTGMADGLARNLNSDDAKKDLKSLGVTGVHEAKIADNALGPYMWLSVVGTDQAAVLKSDEILTKYAEKRLLEFQTQQSVTPDAMIRMATIVPPQKPEAQTKARLQFLIMAGALGFVLSLVATFFVEARGRRGASPGKHRPAPGESGDGGRSGDGAEAADPTATLRMTVAHPAGSGAAGSRTTGSP; from the coding sequence ATGGATCTCGCGGAGATCTGGCGGGTCATGCGCAGACGCTGGTACGTCCTGCTGCCCGGGCTGCTGATCACGGCGGCACTCACCGCCGCCGTGTACCTGCTGGTCCCGGTGGAGTACCGGTCGCAGAGCACGGTGACCCTGCTGAACTCGAAGAAGGCCACGGTGGCCTTCGACGGCAACCCCTTCCTGAGCACCCAGGCCTCGCTCACCGGGATGGCCGACGGCCTGGCCCGCAACCTCAACTCCGACGACGCCAAGAAGGACCTCAAGTCCCTGGGCGTCACCGGAGTCCACGAGGCGAAGATCGCCGACAACGCGCTCGGCCCCTACATGTGGCTGAGCGTCGTCGGGACCGACCAGGCCGCCGTGCTGAAGTCGGACGAGATCCTCACGAAGTACGCCGAGAAGCGGCTGCTGGAGTTCCAGACCCAGCAGTCGGTGACCCCGGACGCCATGATCCGGATGGCCACGATCGTGCCTCCCCAGAAACCGGAGGCGCAGACCAAGGCCAGGCTCCAGTTCCTGATCATGGCGGGCGCGCTGGGCTTCGTACTCAGCCTGGTGGCCACCTTCTTCGTGGAGGCCCGGGGGCGCCGGGGAGCATCGCCCGGCAAGCACCGGCCCGCCCCCGGCGAGAGCGGTGACGGCGGCCGCAGCGGTGACGGCGCCGAAGCCGCAGACCCGACGGCCACCCTGCGCATGACCGTCGCCCACCCGGCCGGCTCCGGCGCGGCCGGCTCCCGTACGACGGGGTCACCGTGA